A section of the Agrococcus sp. SGAir0287 genome encodes:
- a CDS encoding tripartite tricarboxylate transporter substrate binding protein, with product MTDQPASQAAAAPRGRRSLARVVGAAVAAASIGVAAYGSVTSAAAGGDPTTSITIVAPAAAGGGWDGVARAMQQAQRGNAIVNSVQVVNMPGAGGTIALGNVARLDGQMDTLLVGGTGLLAAEIQYGSATTHDDITPLAVTVEEYDVIVVPADSPYETLDDLVTAWAESPGAVPWTGGGSFDQLVVTDLAVSAGIDPTDTNYIPSDGGGEAIQALLNGTAAAAAGGYPDNIDQIEAGRLRALALVAAEPVEGIDIPTAVEQGHEVTLTNWRMVAAPGGLDAEQTAQLEQIVLETLATPEWAQAMERYHWTERIITGDELGAFLVDERERIQALYEELGR from the coding sequence ATGACAGACCAGCCAGCGAGCCAGGCGGCCGCCGCGCCGCGCGGCCGCCGCAGCCTCGCCCGCGTCGTCGGCGCAGCCGTCGCCGCGGCATCCATCGGCGTCGCCGCCTACGGGTCGGTGACGTCGGCCGCCGCCGGCGGCGACCCGACGACCTCCATCACGATCGTCGCGCCCGCCGCGGCCGGCGGTGGCTGGGACGGCGTCGCGCGCGCGATGCAGCAGGCCCAGCGCGGCAACGCCATCGTCAACTCCGTGCAGGTCGTGAACATGCCGGGCGCGGGCGGCACGATCGCGCTCGGCAACGTCGCACGACTCGACGGCCAGATGGACACCCTGCTCGTCGGCGGCACCGGGCTGCTCGCCGCCGAGATCCAGTACGGCTCCGCCACCACGCACGACGACATCACGCCGCTGGCCGTGACGGTCGAGGAGTACGACGTCATCGTCGTGCCGGCCGACTCCCCCTACGAGACGCTCGACGACCTCGTGACCGCATGGGCCGAGAGCCCCGGTGCCGTGCCGTGGACCGGAGGCGGCTCCTTCGACCAGCTCGTCGTCACCGACCTGGCCGTCTCCGCGGGCATCGACCCCACCGACACGAACTACATCCCCTCCGACGGCGGCGGCGAGGCGATCCAGGCGCTGCTCAACGGCACCGCGGCTGCCGCCGCCGGCGGCTACCCCGACAACATCGACCAGATCGAGGCGGGTCGTCTGCGGGCGCTCGCGCTCGTCGCCGCCGAGCCGGTCGAGGGCATCGACATCCCCACCGCCGTCGAGCAGGGCCACGAAGTGACGCTTACCAACTGGCGCATGGTGGCGGCACCGGGCGGGCTCGACGCCGAGCAGACGGCGCAGCTCGAGCAGATCGTGCTCGAGACCCTCGCGACCCCCGAGTGGGCGCAGGCGATGGAGCGGTACCACTGGACGGAGCGCATCATCACCGGTGACGAGCTGGGCGCGTTCCTCGTCGACGAACGAGAGCGCATCCAGGCGCTGTACGAGGAGCTGGGCCGATGA
- a CDS encoding sensor histidine kinase, which produces MTRPRVARLGRIAVLALPSVIVLGATGITTGVAAAVQEQSIRASVVDQVSGVASSLADLPEVRDAVAAVVDAGRPGALADADDLAVATAALQPIATLVERASGVSYVVVTDDEGVRITHPDPAERGELVETTIEPVLEGEEFVGTETGPSGPTLRAKVPIVDADGEVIGVVAVGVLEATIAADRERALGELLPWSMGALVAATLASVLLSIAIARRLRRADAIAAESTQMRRTTDALREQAHEFGTRLHVVRGLVAQGDGEDAMAYIDAVAPGLTSGVGAGAPRKGAVATATIEAVRAELDAHGAALELRVADDVVLDDEVLLVVANLCRNAAEAGATVVRCTIETRGRMVAVAVDDDGRGIDPADAHRVLARGWSSKADATGVGRGIGLAVVRRTASDRGGSVVVGRSRLGGARLDVEMRASS; this is translated from the coding sequence GTGACGAGGCCGCGCGTCGCCCGCCTGGGCCGCATCGCCGTGCTCGCGCTGCCGAGCGTCATCGTGCTGGGGGCCACGGGCATCACGACCGGCGTCGCGGCGGCGGTGCAGGAGCAGAGCATCCGCGCCTCCGTCGTCGACCAGGTCTCGGGCGTCGCCTCGAGCCTCGCCGACCTCCCCGAGGTGCGGGATGCCGTCGCCGCGGTCGTCGACGCGGGACGCCCGGGAGCGCTCGCCGACGCCGACGACCTCGCCGTCGCCACGGCGGCGCTGCAGCCCATCGCGACGCTCGTCGAGCGAGCGTCGGGCGTCTCGTACGTGGTCGTCACCGACGACGAGGGCGTGCGCATCACGCATCCCGACCCTGCCGAGCGCGGCGAGCTCGTCGAGACGACGATCGAGCCGGTGCTCGAGGGCGAGGAGTTCGTCGGCACCGAGACGGGACCCTCCGGCCCCACCCTCCGCGCGAAGGTGCCGATCGTCGACGCCGACGGCGAGGTCATCGGCGTCGTCGCGGTCGGCGTGCTCGAGGCGACGATCGCCGCCGATCGCGAGCGAGCGCTCGGCGAGCTGCTGCCGTGGAGCATGGGCGCGCTCGTCGCGGCGACCCTCGCGAGCGTGCTGCTGTCGATCGCGATCGCGCGCAGGCTGCGACGCGCCGACGCCATCGCGGCGGAGAGCACGCAGATGCGCCGCACCACGGATGCCCTGCGCGAGCAGGCGCACGAGTTCGGCACGCGGCTGCACGTCGTGCGCGGACTCGTCGCGCAGGGCGACGGCGAGGATGCGATGGCGTACATCGACGCGGTCGCGCCGGGCCTCACGAGCGGCGTCGGTGCTGGTGCGCCGCGCAAGGGCGCGGTCGCGACGGCGACGATCGAGGCGGTGCGCGCCGAGCTCGACGCGCACGGTGCCGCCCTCGAGCTGCGCGTCGCCGACGACGTCGTGCTCGACGACGAGGTGCTGCTCGTCGTCGCCAACCTGTGCCGCAACGCCGCGGAGGCGGGCGCGACCGTGGTGCGGTGCACGATCGAGACGCGCGGGCGGATGGTCGCGGTCGCGGTCGACGACGACGGGCGCGGCATCGATCCGGCGGACGCGCACCGCGTGCTCGCTCGCGGCTGGTCCTCGAAGGCCGACGCGACGGGCGTCGGCCGCGGCATCGGCCTCGCCGTCGTGCGCCGCACGGCGTCCGACCGCGGCGGCTCCGTCGTCGTCGGGCGATCGCGGCTCGGCGGAGCGCGCCTCGACGTCGAGATGCGGGCATCGTCGTGA
- a CDS encoding response regulator — MTAPIRVLVVDDDAGARALHARWVAATEGFEVVGAAASGGAALAHVAHGVDLVLLDIRLPDVSGIEVLHRMRVAGVAGTDVLVVSSSRDQVTVRQALAAHPIGYLLKPFDREVLQERLRAYAAERQARDAASRDVPLAQGEVDRLLATGSVRVVGASRDPERTPQPLPKGVSATTLERVVAALDPVVARSIDEVAAETGTSRATARRYLDHLVATGVIDLAHRYGRRGRPQVLYRLAPAP; from the coding sequence GTGACCGCCCCCATCCGCGTGCTCGTCGTCGACGACGACGCCGGCGCCCGCGCGCTCCATGCGCGCTGGGTCGCCGCGACCGAGGGGTTCGAGGTCGTCGGCGCCGCGGCGTCGGGCGGCGCTGCCCTCGCGCACGTCGCGCACGGCGTCGACCTCGTGCTGCTCGACATACGCCTGCCGGACGTGAGCGGCATCGAGGTGCTCCATCGCATGCGCGTCGCGGGCGTCGCGGGCACCGACGTGCTCGTCGTCAGCTCGTCGCGCGACCAGGTGACGGTGCGGCAGGCGCTGGCCGCGCATCCCATCGGCTACCTGCTGAAGCCCTTCGACCGCGAGGTGCTGCAGGAGCGGCTGCGCGCGTACGCCGCCGAGCGCCAGGCGCGCGACGCCGCCTCGCGCGACGTGCCGCTCGCGCAGGGGGAGGTCGACCGGCTGCTCGCGACCGGATCGGTGCGCGTCGTCGGCGCGTCGCGCGACCCCGAGCGCACGCCGCAGCCGCTGCCGAAGGGCGTGAGCGCCACGACCCTCGAGCGGGTCGTCGCCGCGCTCGACCCCGTCGTCGCCCGCTCGATCGACGAGGTCGCGGCCGAGACCGGCACGTCCCGCGCGACGGCCAGGCGCTACCTCGACCACCTCGTCGCGACGGGAGTCATCGACCTCGCGCACCGCTACGGTCGGCGCGGGCGCCCGCAGGTGCTCTACCGCCTGGCGCCGGCGCCCTGA
- the rplI gene encoding 50S ribosomal protein L9, with protein MAKVILTNEVSGLGSAGDVVEVKNGYARNYLVPQGFATAWTRGGEKQVEQIKAARAAREHATIEEAQDLKLKLEANPLRVTVKAGKEGRLFGSVQTQDIADAVSEQGLGSLDKRVIEIPTAIKAVGRHQATARLRDDIVAQITVEVVAAK; from the coding sequence ATGGCGAAGGTCATTCTCACGAACGAGGTCTCGGGCCTCGGCAGCGCCGGCGACGTCGTCGAGGTGAAGAACGGGTATGCCCGCAACTACCTCGTGCCGCAGGGCTTCGCGACCGCGTGGACGCGCGGTGGCGAGAAGCAGGTCGAGCAGATCAAGGCCGCCCGCGCCGCGCGCGAGCACGCCACGATCGAGGAGGCGCAGGACCTCAAGCTGAAGCTCGAGGCCAATCCGCTCCGCGTCACCGTCAAGGCGGGCAAGGAGGGCCGACTGTTCGGCTCCGTGCAGACGCAGGACATCGCGGACGCCGTCTCCGAGCAGGGCCTCGGCTCGCTCGACAAGCGCGTCATCGAGATCCCGACCGCGATCAAGGCCGTCGGCCGCCACCAGGCGACCGCCCGCCTGCGCGACGACATCGTCGCGCAGATCACGGTCGAGGTCGTCGCCGCCAAGTAG
- the rpsR gene encoding 30S ribosomal protein S18 — MAGKPQGRRGRGPKGGKPVAPAKSITVGVIDWKDVATLKKFISERGKIRARRITGVSVQEQRLIAKAIKNAREMALLPYSGAGR; from the coding sequence ATGGCTGGAAAGCCGCAGGGCCGTCGGGGCCGAGGTCCCAAGGGCGGGAAGCCGGTCGCGCCGGCGAAGTCGATCACCGTCGGCGTCATCGACTGGAAGGACGTCGCGACGCTGAAGAAGTTCATCTCGGAGCGCGGCAAGATCCGTGCCCGTCGCATCACCGGCGTCTCGGTGCAGGAGCAGCGTCTCATCGCGAAGGCGATCAAGAACGCCCGCGAGATGGCGCTCCTGCCGTACTCCGGCGCCGGGCGCTGA
- a CDS encoding single-stranded DNA-binding protein: MAGETIITVVGNLTADPELRYTQNGLAVANFTIASTPRTFDRQANEWKDGEALFLRASVWREFAEHVSQSLTKGSRVIAQGRLKQRSFETQQGEKRTVIELEVDEIGPSLRYATAQVTRSSGGGGGNRGGGQFGGGQSQGAVADEPWGQPAAQQSSGGDVWGAPGTSYNDETPF; the protein is encoded by the coding sequence ATGGCTGGCGAGACGATCATCACGGTCGTCGGCAACCTCACGGCCGACCCGGAGCTGCGGTACACGCAGAACGGTCTCGCAGTCGCGAACTTCACGATCGCCTCGACGCCGCGCACGTTCGACCGTCAGGCGAACGAGTGGAAGGACGGCGAGGCGCTGTTCCTCCGCGCGTCCGTGTGGCGCGAGTTCGCCGAGCACGTCTCGCAGAGCCTGACGAAGGGCAGCCGCGTCATCGCGCAGGGCCGCCTCAAGCAGCGCTCGTTCGAGACGCAGCAGGGCGAGAAGCGCACCGTGATCGAGCTCGAGGTCGACGAGATCGGCCCCAGCCTCCGCTACGCGACCGCGCAGGTCACCCGCTCGTCGGGTGGCGGCGGCGGCAACCGCGGCGGCGGCCAGTTCGGTGGCGGGCAGAGCCAGGGCGCAGTCGCCGACGAGCCGTGGGGCCAGCCGGCCGCGCAGCAGTCGTCGGGCGGCGACGTCTGGGGCGCGCCCGGCACCTCCTACAACGACGAGACGCCCTTCTAG
- the rpsF gene encoding 30S ribosomal protein S6, with protein sequence MHPYELMVILDPAIDERTVAPSLEKFLGVIRTAEGEIENVDIWGRRRFAYEIDKKTEGIYAVVDFTATPEATNELDRQLNLSEAVIRTKVLRRDEVIAQRAAKAEKDEAKAARAAARPAKTATEAA encoded by the coding sequence ATGCATCCCTATGAGCTGATGGTCATCCTCGACCCGGCCATCGACGAGCGCACCGTCGCCCCGTCGCTCGAGAAGTTCCTCGGTGTCATCCGCACCGCAGAGGGCGAGATCGAGAACGTGGACATCTGGGGCCGTCGTCGCTTCGCATACGAGATCGACAAGAAGACCGAGGGCATCTACGCCGTCGTGGACTTCACGGCGACCCCGGAGGCGACGAACGAGCTCGACCGACAGCTGAACCTGTCGGAGGCCGTCATCCGCACGAAGGTGCTCCGTCGTGACGAGGTCATCGCCCAGCGCGCCGCGAAGGCGGAGAAGGACGAGGCCAAGGCAGCACGCGCAGCGGCGCGTCCGGCGAAGACGGCGACCGAGGCCGCCTGA
- a CDS encoding CCA tRNA nucleotidyltransferase, which yields MTSMAEATARLEQVAASGPTALLADAFAAAGFELALVGGPVRDALLGRTTTDLDYATDARADDILAIVRPISDAQWDVGREFGTIACRVDGQSVEVTTYRADVYDGVTRKPEVTFGERLEDDLVRRDFTVNAMALQLVARGADGVVARVAPRLVDVGGGVEHLLARILDTPQAPEVSFRDDPLRMLRAARFEAQLGFSVAGRVRDAMTDAAASIANISAERVRDELVKLLSTDDPTGGLRLLTDTGILDHVLPEVPALRLEVDEHAHHKDVYEHSLTVLRQGIALEASRHPGAEPDVVSRLAGLLHDIGKPATRRVEGKAVTFYNHDVVGSRLAAKRLKALRFDNDTVKAVARLVELHLRFYGYMDATWTDAAVRRYVRDAGPLLERLHILTRSDVTTRNRRKAERLDFAYDDLEQRIAALAEQEELEAMRPDLDGEQIMAILGIPPSRAVGEAYRMLLDARIEHGPLGPERAEALLREWWAARQEG from the coding sequence GTGACGAGCATGGCGGAGGCGACGGCGCGGCTGGAGCAGGTGGCGGCATCCGGGCCCACGGCGCTGCTCGCCGACGCGTTCGCCGCGGCGGGCTTCGAGCTCGCGCTCGTCGGCGGTCCCGTCCGCGACGCGCTGCTCGGGCGCACGACGACCGACCTCGACTACGCGACGGATGCGCGGGCCGACGACATCCTCGCGATCGTGCGCCCGATCTCGGATGCGCAGTGGGACGTCGGGCGCGAGTTCGGCACGATCGCCTGCCGCGTCGACGGCCAGAGCGTCGAGGTGACGACCTACCGCGCGGACGTCTACGACGGCGTGACGCGCAAGCCCGAGGTGACGTTCGGCGAGCGGCTCGAGGACGACCTCGTGCGGCGCGACTTCACGGTGAACGCCATGGCGCTGCAGCTCGTCGCCCGCGGCGCGGACGGCGTGGTGGCGCGCGTGGCGCCGCGCCTCGTCGACGTCGGCGGCGGTGTCGAGCACCTCCTCGCGCGCATCCTCGACACGCCGCAGGCGCCCGAGGTCTCGTTCCGCGACGACCCGCTGCGCATGCTGCGCGCCGCGCGCTTCGAGGCGCAGCTGGGCTTCTCCGTCGCGGGTCGCGTGCGGGATGCGATGACAGATGCGGCTGCGAGCATCGCGAACATCTCGGCGGAGCGCGTGCGCGACGAGCTCGTGAAGCTGCTGTCCACCGACGACCCCACCGGCGGGCTGCGGCTGCTCACCGACACGGGCATCCTCGACCACGTGCTGCCGGAGGTGCCGGCGCTGCGGCTCGAGGTCGACGAGCACGCGCACCACAAGGACGTCTACGAGCATTCGCTCACCGTGCTGCGGCAGGGCATCGCGCTCGAGGCGTCGAGGCATCCCGGCGCCGAGCCCGACGTCGTCTCGCGCCTCGCAGGCCTGCTGCACGACATCGGCAAGCCCGCGACGCGGCGCGTCGAGGGCAAGGCCGTCACGTTCTACAACCACGACGTCGTCGGCTCGCGCCTCGCGGCGAAGCGCCTGAAGGCGCTCCGCTTCGACAACGACACCGTGAAGGCGGTCGCGCGCCTCGTCGAGCTGCACCTCCGCTTCTACGGCTACATGGATGCCACGTGGACGGATGCGGCGGTGCGCCGCTACGTGCGCGACGCCGGCCCGCTGCTCGAGCGGCTGCACATCCTCACGCGCTCCGACGTCACGACGCGCAACCGCCGGAAGGCCGAGCGCCTCGACTTCGCCTACGACGACCTCGAGCAGCGCATCGCGGCGCTCGCCGAGCAGGAGGAGCTCGAGGCGATGCGCCCCGACCTCGACGGCGAGCAGATCATGGCGATCCTCGGCATCCCGCCGTCGCGCGCCGTGGGCGAGGCGTACCGCATGCTGCTCGATGCCCGCATCGAGCACGGCCCGCTCGGCCCCGAGCGTGCCGAGGCGCTGCTGCGCGAGTGGTGGGCGGCGCGTCAGGAGGGCTGA
- a CDS encoding DUF6049 family protein — translation MLAAGGRVRRALAITIAAIGALGTLALTPTVAVAADDPAPAVAPIDPVLTTGQDLVVRVSAGTTASTDLGVTVLVGARAVATRSALTQWLDGDGAPALTRVATATISAGSSSIDVTVPAADLPWSAASSGAMLLAADVDGADERIRSLVTLDLPGGGPTGVVLTMQTTTPETDTGLLTADELEAAVTDGGTLAQQLAVAQAGAALGLDPIVPASVAALGDDAPEEAAAWLEAAGALPQTYALPYGGADALALARAEVDVPGLEGIPTADGRLLPATLAEVPTSIAPIVDATSSSIDGELLGRVGASATVVLDTDDLDETLDRQTPSAHAVVGGVSVLAADAELQRLVRDAVTAGGTASIDATARTLALLATITREAPALQRTLVAALPVDADPTAALALQDAIGSVAWLTRADVATAIAQSPRSAELVASEPTRAEQEAAGRIAALVETDAAAETIAASLEDPAPLVAPVRLQLLAAVAATSRADDAAAVTRFVELVAPLRQPVTIVEGGDTALLGSPAELQVTLDNALDVDVTVLLTARPGTNAVSLPDEPVEVVVPATGRIRVPMPVDVVASGSGIIRLDVQTPTGVSLDSAVLRINAQPAFETILLVVVALAAALLLGFGILRSVRNRRAGVARGDIDPRTEQLAVADARDAAAAARRGETPADDRPGAHG, via the coding sequence ATGCTCGCGGCGGGTGGGCGCGTGCGGCGCGCACTGGCGATCACGATCGCTGCGATCGGCGCGCTCGGAACCCTCGCGCTGACGCCGACCGTCGCGGTCGCCGCCGACGACCCGGCACCCGCGGTCGCGCCGATCGATCCCGTGCTCACGACGGGCCAGGACCTCGTCGTGCGCGTCAGCGCCGGCACCACCGCGAGCACCGACCTCGGCGTCACCGTGCTCGTCGGCGCCCGTGCCGTCGCGACCCGCAGCGCCCTCACGCAGTGGCTCGACGGCGATGGCGCACCGGCGCTCACGCGCGTGGCGACGGCGACGATTTCCGCGGGATCCTCGAGCATCGACGTCACCGTGCCGGCGGCCGACCTCCCCTGGAGCGCCGCCTCGAGCGGCGCGATGCTGCTCGCGGCGGACGTCGACGGCGCCGACGAGCGCATCCGCTCGCTCGTCACGCTCGACCTGCCCGGCGGTGGTCCGACCGGCGTCGTGCTCACGATGCAGACGACGACGCCCGAGACCGACACGGGCCTGCTGACGGCGGACGAGCTCGAGGCGGCCGTCACCGACGGCGGCACCCTCGCGCAGCAGCTCGCCGTCGCCCAGGCGGGCGCCGCGCTCGGCCTCGACCCGATCGTGCCCGCGAGCGTCGCGGCGCTCGGCGACGACGCCCCCGAGGAGGCCGCCGCCTGGCTCGAGGCCGCCGGCGCGCTGCCGCAGACGTACGCGCTGCCGTACGGCGGCGCCGACGCGCTCGCGCTCGCACGCGCCGAGGTCGACGTGCCCGGGCTCGAGGGCATCCCGACGGCCGACGGGCGCCTGCTGCCCGCCACCCTCGCCGAGGTGCCCACGAGCATCGCGCCGATCGTCGACGCGACGTCGTCGTCGATCGACGGCGAGCTCCTGGGGAGGGTGGGCGCGAGCGCGACCGTCGTGCTCGACACCGACGACCTCGACGAGACCCTCGATCGGCAGACGCCGAGCGCGCACGCCGTCGTCGGCGGCGTCTCGGTGCTCGCCGCCGACGCCGAGCTGCAGCGCCTCGTGCGCGACGCCGTCACGGCGGGCGGCACGGCGTCGATCGACGCGACCGCTCGCACGCTCGCGCTGCTCGCCACGATCACCCGCGAGGCCCCCGCGCTGCAGCGCACGCTCGTCGCGGCGCTGCCGGTCGACGCGGATCCCACGGCCGCCCTCGCGCTGCAGGACGCGATCGGCTCGGTCGCGTGGCTGACCCGCGCCGACGTCGCCACCGCGATCGCACAGAGCCCGCGCAGCGCGGAGCTCGTGGCCAGCGAGCCCACGCGGGCCGAGCAGGAGGCCGCTGGCCGCATCGCGGCGCTCGTCGAGACGGATGCCGCTGCCGAGACCATCGCGGCGAGCCTCGAGGACCCGGCGCCGCTCGTCGCTCCCGTGCGCCTCCAGCTGCTCGCAGCCGTCGCGGCCACCTCGCGCGCGGACGACGCCGCGGCCGTGACGCGCTTCGTCGAGCTCGTCGCGCCGCTGCGCCAGCCCGTGACGATCGTCGAGGGCGGCGACACGGCGCTGCTCGGCAGCCCCGCGGAGCTGCAGGTCACGCTCGACAACGCGCTCGACGTCGACGTCACGGTGCTGCTCACCGCACGGCCCGGCACGAACGCCGTCTCGCTGCCCGACGAGCCCGTGGAGGTCGTCGTGCCGGCGACCGGCCGCATCCGCGTCCCCATGCCCGTCGACGTCGTCGCGAGCGGCAGCGGCATCATCCGACTCGACGTCCAGACCCCCACCGGCGTCTCGCTCGACAGCGCCGTGCTGCGCATCAACGCGCAGCCGGCGTTCGAGACCATCCTGCTCGTCGTCGTCGCGCTCGCTGCCGCGCTGCTGCTCGGCTTCGGCATCCTGCGCTCCGTGCGCAATCGTCGTGCAGGCGTCGCGCGCGGCGACATCGACCCCCGCACCGAGCAGCTCGCCGTCGCCGACGCGCGCGACGCGGCCGCTGCTGCACGGCGAGGCGAGACGCCCGCCGACGACCGACCAGGAGCGCACGGATGA
- the murJ gene encoding murein biosynthesis integral membrane protein MurJ → MTDGTSTGSPTDPQEVAAAEPMAPSAAAPKGASVQRSSAILAAGTLVSRVLGFVKSVLLAVVIGNTGSQAAAAFGLANQLPNNVYILVAGGVMSAVLVPAIVKASLGSDNGQAFVSKILTLGATVFVLLTIVATVAAPWLVDLYATTSDDGRGYSSEQVALAVAFAYWCLPQILFYALYTLIGEVFNARGEFGPFTWAPVVNNVVSIAGLVVFLALFGNEEVNRDLAVWTEDRIALLGGVATLGVAVQALVLIVLFRRTGLRFRLDFGWRGVGLRATGQRAGWLFGVVLIGQIKGIVQSRVVTMGDPDGANVFTMQNAWYVFSLPHSIIAVSIAIAFFTRMSHHASRSDLAGIRTDVSSALRGVGMLTTISALVLAIVAVPFFRLFDPTVDLALQSSIVLWAMLVCLVAFSAEYVLQRVYFALEDTRTPFIYSLFGMVVTFGLLWACTMLPGMWIVAGASLAVSIANLISCTAWIWLVRRKIGAFGFRLVAVRHVQYLGFALVAAVPGAAIVWGLGGYRDGGFGTSGMVPALVTTCLAGAAMAVVYFGLLFVTRNPDFRSTLDLVLARFTGRRRSVSEDAAPRQD, encoded by the coding sequence ATGACCGACGGCACGAGCACGGGGTCGCCGACCGATCCGCAGGAGGTCGCGGCGGCGGAGCCGATGGCGCCGTCCGCAGCGGCGCCGAAGGGCGCGAGCGTGCAGCGCTCGAGCGCCATCCTCGCCGCGGGCACGCTGGTGTCCCGGGTCCTCGGGTTCGTGAAGTCCGTGCTCCTCGCCGTCGTCATCGGCAACACCGGCTCGCAGGCAGCGGCTGCCTTCGGCCTCGCCAACCAGCTGCCGAACAACGTCTACATCCTGGTCGCGGGCGGCGTGATGAGCGCCGTCCTCGTGCCGGCGATCGTCAAGGCGAGCCTCGGCAGCGACAACGGCCAGGCCTTCGTCTCGAAGATCCTCACCCTCGGCGCCACCGTCTTCGTGCTGCTCACCATCGTCGCGACCGTCGCCGCTCCCTGGCTCGTCGACCTCTACGCCACCACGAGCGACGACGGACGCGGGTACTCCTCCGAGCAGGTCGCGCTCGCCGTCGCGTTCGCGTACTGGTGCCTGCCGCAGATCCTCTTCTACGCGCTCTACACGCTGATCGGCGAGGTGTTCAACGCTCGCGGCGAGTTCGGACCCTTCACGTGGGCTCCGGTCGTGAACAACGTCGTCTCGATCGCCGGGCTCGTGGTCTTCCTCGCGCTCTTCGGCAACGAGGAGGTCAATCGCGACCTCGCTGTGTGGACCGAGGATCGCATCGCGCTGCTCGGCGGCGTGGCGACGCTCGGCGTCGCGGTCCAGGCGCTCGTGCTCATCGTGCTGTTCCGACGCACGGGTCTGCGGTTCCGGCTCGACTTCGGATGGCGCGGCGTGGGGCTCCGCGCGACGGGTCAGCGTGCTGGCTGGCTCTTCGGCGTCGTCCTGATCGGTCAGATCAAGGGCATCGTGCAGTCGCGTGTGGTCACGATGGGCGATCCCGATGGCGCGAACGTCTTCACGATGCAGAACGCCTGGTACGTCTTCTCGCTCCCCCACTCGATCATCGCGGTCTCGATCGCGATCGCCTTCTTCACCCGGATGTCGCACCACGCGTCGAGATCGGACCTCGCCGGGATCCGCACGGACGTCTCGAGCGCGCTGCGCGGCGTCGGCATGCTCACGACCATCAGCGCCCTCGTCCTCGCCATCGTCGCGGTGCCCTTCTTCCGCCTCTTCGACCCCACCGTCGACCTCGCGCTGCAGTCGTCGATCGTCCTCTGGGCCATGCTCGTCTGCCTCGTGGCCTTCAGCGCCGAGTACGTGCTGCAGCGCGTCTACTTCGCGCTCGAGGACACGCGCACGCCCTTCATCTACTCGCTGTTCGGCATGGTGGTGACATTCGGGCTGCTCTGGGCGTGCACGATGCTGCCCGGGATGTGGATCGTGGCGGGCGCGTCGCTCGCAGTCTCGATCGCCAATCTCATCTCCTGCACGGCATGGATCTGGCTCGTGCGCAGGAAGATCGGAGCCTTCGGCTTCCGGCTGGTCGCCGTGCGGCACGTGCAGTACCTCGGGTTCGCCCTCGTGGCGGCCGTCCCCGGCGCCGCGATCGTGTGGGGACTCGGCGGATACCGCGACGGAGGCTTCGGCACGTCGGGGATGGTGCCGGCGCTCGTCACGACGTGCCTCGCCGGCGCCGCGATGGCCGTCGTGTACTTCGGGCTGCTGTTCGTCACGCGCAACCCCGACTTCCGCTCGACCCTCGACCTCGTGCTGGCGCGCTTCACAGGCCGCCGTCGTAGCGTGAGCGAGGACGCGGCACCGCGTCAGGACTGA